Part of the Zonotrichia leucophrys gambelii isolate GWCS_2022_RI chromosome 12, RI_Zleu_2.0, whole genome shotgun sequence genome, AGACAGCACATGGAcagacagggctgtgctccaggaggggctgctgtccctgtgcctcccaggagctccaggggcctgcagggcacagggacccctgGGCTGTTTCCTGGGCCACGATGGGCTCCCTTCTCCTGAGGCTTCTGGCTTTGGGTGGAGtaaggagcagcctggcctgcctCCATGAGCAGAGAGCACCCCTGAGAACCAGCTCTGCTGCGGGGTCCTGCCAcagggtccctgtgctggcccctCACTGGACAGGGGTATCCATGTCTGGGCTCCTCACTGGACAGGGGTGTCCATGTGCAGGTTCCTCACTGGACTCTGTGTGCCCGAGGGCAGGCAGCCTGCACAGAGGGGGTTGtgtgggggtgctggggcagctgccagcacctAAGTCTCCTTCCGGACAGCAACTCGGACGTTGCTGCAGATCTTGGCGAGCGCCTCGAAGAGCGGGTCACAGAAGGTGTGGATGCACAGCGAGTAGATGCGGCTGACACACTGGATCTCGATCAGGTAGCTCTTGATGCAGGGCACCACGGCCCAGATGTGGCAGAAGGAGATGAGGGCAAAGAGGAAGCCCCAGAGGACGGCCAGGGGGATGCCCAGCAGGGCGGAGAGCAGCCGGTAGCACCAGTACTTGCTGACGGTGAAGGTGGTGTAGCTGCTTTTCCAGACGCCGTCGAAGCTGTAGGTGCCCACGGGCTCAGCTATCACATCCTCAAAATCCAcctgggggagagcagaggacaCATGGGAGGTGTGGGGGTCAGTAAAGGCCCTGGTGtgagcaggaggggagagcagaTCCCAAATGGAGGGGCCTGGGGAGAGCGGGGACAGTGCTGGAGTGGGTCCCTGCAGCCcgggcagggccagccctgcagagctgggagagggctcagggctcccagcgctgcccagccacagcctgtgggcagcaggggcgGCTCAGCCCACGCCTGGGGCCCCAGCATGGGGGGTCAcagtccctgtgccatcccctgATCTGGGGAGTCAGGTGAGGCCAGGCAGGAGCCCCTGGAACAGGAGCTGTGCGTGGGAGTGTTGGCTGCAcaggcagccagagcccatTCCTGCCCTTTTTTAGCATTCAGAGATGTGACTGCCCACTCGGCAGGAAGGTGTTTGTGCTAATAAAGACCCAGCACCCTCTGGATTTatggattatttatttatacccATAGGATGAAGTGCTCGGTGCTGTCTGTCCATGTTCCTCCTGgggaagggagctggggctcaggcctgcCCTCGCCATTTGTGCAGGCACTGGGAGTGTCTCAGAGTGACACACACTCCCCAAAACTCCACGCAGAGATCCCCTTGGGGTGTAACTCACTGCCAGGGAATATATGAGCTGAGCTATTTGTCTTGAAAACCAGCCCGGCCTCCCCCCAGCAGCTGACGTGTCTGTACATTCGTGTTAAATAACAATATCCATTCTGCTTTTGGAAGCACttggatcacagaatcactctGTGTCATCTTTAATTTCCTGGAGTGAGCAGGGGGTGCTGACAGAAGTATTGGCAATGAGGAGAAGCAGCCCTGAGAGCGGGCCCTGAGGTGCCATCAGCAGCCCCTAGGAagcccaggtgtgctggggACTGGCCCAGGTTAGTGCCCAACTGCCTGACGAGCTCATCAGGACCAATTGATGCAGGGAGCAGTGGGATATAAAAGCAGGGGCTCTGCCCCAttgctccttctgctgccatCACACTGGGAGTGGGCCTGGAGAGCAGTGGGGGCTCAGGCTGAGTCTGGATCCTGCTGGAGGGGCTTGGGGAGCAGCACGTGCAGGTACTGCCCCTTTATAGAACCATGGAACCCTTTGGGCTGGGAAAGCCTCGCCCAGTgagccaggccctgctctggTGCCATGCTTGGAGGGGGTTTGTGACAGGCTCTGTGGGCAGGGCCACTTCTGTGACCTGATCCCAaattctggctgctgctctgtggtgctCAGGTGTTTATCCAGGGCCAGGTGAGCCCTTCCTCCTgtgggcactgcagctcctgctgcctgggcctcagagccctcctgctgccatgcccaggagctgggatgggccagggacagagcagggtgagctgtgcccctgcccgggCTGCCTCTGCCCTCCCTACCCGGCCCTCCCAGGCTATTTTAAGGTGGAGGAATGCTGGGCTCTGAGTGCTGAGCTCTgaatgctggagcagcagcatggcCACGGGAGTGGGTGAGCCTGGAAGGTCTCATCAGGCTTTGGAGAGTCTGGAGTGAGAGGGGCTGGTGGGGCCCTGgcatggctgggacagagctgccacTGTCATCCATgagtggctgctcctgctcccaggctggggagCCCAAAGTgtgggctgagggctctgctggccccTGCTGCCGTGGCAGATGGggctcccctggccctgcacctctccagccccaggccaggGCAGTGGGATGCACTGCAGGGAGTGGCACTGATGCTGGAGGGGATGCTGAGGTGCCAGGAGCTGTCAGGGCAGGTGTCACAGTGCCAGCGGGGAGCCCAGCAATGGCTCTCACTGTCACAGCTCATCCTGTTTGACCACACCATGGCTGCAGCTGTAATGGTGCTTTCATGCCCAAACTGAGGTTTGTgtttcagcagggctggcaaggTCACAGCCTGTAACAAAGCctgtgtgagcagctctgtgccctctgtcCCTTCTGCTGTGACAGTCACAAACATGGTTTTAACAAAACCCTTTCACCTCCTCCTGTCCTCCTGTTCTCATTTGGCCTGGAATTATCTTTGCTAACAGAGACAAATTTTGTTTGCAGTTCTAAGAGAGTCTAGAGGAAGCCCAAGAGTTAGAATGGGAATTCCTCTTGGTCAGAAatgagggagggagctgggggtgctgcacctctgggctgccctggggagagcAATCTTCCACAAACTTGCCAACACACCTCAAACGATAGGCACTGACACTGGGGTGCCTTCAAGGCCAGCAGCCTTTTCCCAATATCCCCTTAAACTGGtgatatttaatttctgtgttatttttggCTGCCAGCTTGCTGGTGCAAAGGAAGGCATCTCCATAAATTTTCAAGCCACAATGAAACTGGAGAGCCCATTCAAGGGATGGGAAATGTGGCATTAACTGGAGCCAGGCATGCCCCCggccagcagggctgtcacctcgccagccctggggacaaccctggggacagccctaTGGGGCCACACGGACCAGGAGCACGGGCAGGGGCTGAGTGCAGCCCAGCGCACCCCGAGGTGTGACCCCAAACGCcgattgctgctgctggggcacgGCCCTACCTTCACCACGTCCTCGTTGATGTGCTTGGGGTCTCTGTTGACCAGGTCGATCTCCTTGGTGTGCTGGTCCTTGATGATGATCCGCTCCTCCAGCTCGCGGTGCTCCTCGGCCATGGCTGGGCGGGACTGGGCAGCGCTGGGGACAGCGACAGGGACAGGAGGCGCTGGCCCCGCCCGCAGCAGCTGCCcgtgcccctggcactgctccaggCTAAAATTAATGTCCTGGCTGCCGAGGCCGCCCCGAAGTGTCCCTTAAAGGGGCTTTTCTGGGCCGCCCCCGTGCTGCCACCTCAGGGGGATGGCATGTGTGTGGGCGGCTGGTGGCCTttgagccagggcagggtgggtgtgcagcccccagcccagctgtgctggtgggagTTTATCCTTGTGTGGGAGAAACAATGCCCAAGTTGGGGCAAAAGTCCTCAAAAGACTAGGAGAAGTAGTTGTTTGTGAATCTGTAAATGAGGCAGCTTGGGGAGGATTCAGGAATTGTGTCTGTAAATATCCCCTGGAGGTGCCACCCTGTCCTGGGCTGgccacagctcctcaggggCTGTTCAGAGCCCAGGAGAAGGCTTGGGGTGCCAGCCTGGGTTCCTCAGCTTCCACCTTCTCACCCACAGAAACTCGAGGAAATCCAAGACCAAACCACAGAACCATAGTGGTTGGAATATCTCCTCCAGGGGTACTTggttaatatttatttaaccTGGGCTGTACTTCGCTAATCCTCCTCAGTGTCTCCTGTGAGCTCCCGCCTTTCTGATCTGAGGATTTGTTTAAAAGTGATGGTTTTGTGAAAAAAGCCCTTTACAAAAATGACTAGCAAGGGAGGAGCTACTcatggcagctcctgggggaggCCAGCGGTGCCCAGGCAGGTGCTGGGTGTGGAGgtgcccctgcagagccccgggcatggctggcactgcagggcagcgACTGTGTGCCCCGGTGTCCCGGCCGGttctggtgtccctgtcccggtgGCCCGGCTTGGTTCTGCTGTCCCTGTTCTGGTATCCCGGCCCGGTGTCCCGGCACCGCacacccaggcagcagcactggcaggtaGCGAATGTCTCCGTCCCTCCCGCAGCCGGCAGAGGCACGGGAAGGGTCCTGGCACTGTAGCTgctataaataaatgcatttccGAGTACTTCAGGCTGTGGACAGGGTGTGAGAGCAgaggggcacacacacagggcagtggacgctgctcagtgctgctctgccccgTCTGCTGCACAGATCTGCCCCACAAGGATACCATGGGTGgtttttcactgaaatgcaAACCTTTAGTTGTGAGAACATTTATTAAGAATCCTGGTGACACATTTCCCTGTAGGAGCAGGCAGTGAGCGCTgccccagcctgagcagcctcCTGGGTGCTCTCAGGGCAGCACTGCTCGTGGGAGCACATTGTaggactggggctgggggccTGGAAGCCCGCTAGAAGTCACATAAATAACCTGCCCCTAGGACCCAGCAAGCAAAATGGATTTACTTCTCTTGAGCAGAGaagaataaagcagaaataaagctCACTGAGATCAAAGCTCCTGTGGAAATGAGCAGACCAGAACTGCAGTGAAGGAATAGTAAAGAAGGAGAAATTGGGAGTGTGGCTCTCCTCCCTGTCAGCATCACTGAGGGCTCCAGCCTGGATGGGTTTGTGCCAGAGCCCTGGGTGAAAGCCTTGCCTTGGGCAGTGCCCTGGCGCTTGGGTGGCCCCTCAGCCCTCCAGGACTGGTggcacagaggctgctgagggcagggatgtgTTGGcatcagccctgcagaggcagcGGAAATCAGGGCTGGCAAATAGGAGTTTGAGCAGAAGCTCTGTCATGTTTAAtatcaattaaaattaaatttcagagAGGAAGTACAGAAGAAGGGTGATTTATCATTCAAGCTGTTGTCCTAGTTTGTTTCTATACAAGGAGTCTTGCCCTTTAAAGCAGAGAGAAAGTCTATGAATATCAGATTCCTGCCCCTGTGATACACAGCCACCCATCTCGGCATCCTGGTCTGGCTGTAAGAGCTGGGGATCCTGGTGggatgctggggctggtggtgcTGCCTCTCAGCAGGGATGAGCCCatggggcagggtctgggctgtCCTGGGAAATCCTTctttatttgctcttttttctgaGTTCTTTATTTCTTGGGAAGCTCCACAGTGTAGGTCAGCTGTGACACCCCTTGAGGCTGCATTTTATCCCACGGCTCAGGATCAACAGCTCTTCCTTTTGTCTTTGTCTGACCTCTGAGCTTCCTTTTGCTCCGGGCACCTTTCTGCTGGGTCACACCAGGGGCTGTTGGTGCCTGAGGTGAGCTGAGAGGAGATGGAGCCCACTGGGGCACCCAAGGGCTgtttggtggcacctgggtgCCACAGGCCCCatctgcagctgcctctcctgttGTGCAGCCCCtcgggcagggctgagcccattCCCTCTCCCACAGGACCTTCTGGCTCTGGGCTAAGCTGGTGCCAAAGGCTGGACAGgtgtctgtcctgctgggtgtagggatggagctgtgctggtgcagaggagctgcctcccctctgctggtggtgctggggctcagcagggctgggggtgtctCCAGCAGTGGGGTCtgaccagccccagcccagccaggtgcttcacagccctgccctgggtactgccagggctgctctggccaaaacctgctctgggcagctcctggggtgctgctgctcctctgctgaaGGCACAGGACAGCTCTGGAGAGGCCTCTTGCAGCTTGTGTTTGTGTCACCTCCTAATCTCAGCTCTTCTCTCTCACTGGCACTCTGAATtcctctgcattttcattttaaaatagcCTCACTTGGCTTTTCCTTATCAAGAGACAGTCTTGCCTTGATTTATCCCTTGACATAACCAGCGGGGTATTCTGAGATAATCAGAGTTAACCAGTTGTGCTGCTGGTCAGAGCAGGgctcccagcctgcctgggagtgtttgttttctcctggATCCCGGGTGGCAGCAGTCCAATGATGctttccctgtcccaggtgccagggcactgccaggagcccAGCATGGCTCAGGAAGGCTCCTACCCAGCTGCACTGGGTCTAGGGGGAAACCAGGTAGTTAAAAGTGTCTCACTGAGAAGGGAATGCACAAACAGGGCTCTGTGGCACAGGTTTAGGTCAGGACGGAGGGagcctgcctgccctgtgtgccctgcctgccctgtgtgccctgcctgccccgtGGCTGAGATGCACAGGGGGGTTGGACATTCCTTGGCTGTGGCACGCCAGGAGGCTCCCAATGCCTGCAAATACAATCCTTccaagccctgcagcaggatgaGTCTCCTAACAACCCAGCACAGAACACAGATCCTATTTCTAGCGCCAGGAGCTTTGCATGTGGAGCTTTCAGCTGCTGTtccccctcctgctctccctgagctGTTGGGATTCTcttccctgtggcactgcctgtcaGAGCtgcgtgctgggctgggctctggctgcagtgaggctgctgagccccttcccttcccaaagagcagctgtggaggccaggctgtgtctgtggcactggtgctgggctggggtaGCATTAGCCTGATTGTGCAAAGGGGGGTACTTGAACCAGAGGCAAAGCTGACCAGTTTGTGAGCACCTGAGATCCCAGCTTGGCACGCTGACAGCTGCTGGAgaccagggctgcaggcaccGAGTAAATACAGCAGCAGTGAGAGAGAttcctgtgtgccctctgtcaGAGGGGTGTCACAGAGCCCTGGGTGGGATGAGCTGAGtctggggctgagcctgggaCTGTGCCCGGCTGCCCTGGCCTGGCTcgtgcagcctgccctggggatgctgagtAGCGGGCACTGCCTTGGCTCCAGCTGGGTTCTTCTCCCCTTTCTGCCTTGGTTCCCCCTATCCAGAGGCCATTCCCACTCCCAACAATGACCAACACCAAGAGGAAGCATTACCtctgttttttttggtttttttttttccttctagactttatttattgaaagaaaacaaaccacgtGTCTTGGGCAAATATTATGACATTTCATTATTCACACTTGGTGTGATAAGTGAGCTGGTTTAGGGGCTGTGGTTGATGATTTATTTGGTTTGGATGTGGATATAAATCCAGTCTGTGGAGGAAGCACTGTAACTCTGCAGGAATGCGGATGCTCTCGTGTCCATTGGAGCATGGCCAGTACCCAGGGCCTAATTTGTGGTGTTTTAATGCAAACAGGGCACACAAACCCATTTGTAATGTTGTAGGAACCAGGTGATTTCAGCAGTGTCCAAGATCTGAGTGGTGGAAGGTGCCTACTGGCTTATTAGATGGAGAAGGgaaattcaatttaaaagaaacactTATTTAGTGTGTAAAATTACTGATTGCTCTGTGCAAGACAAAAGGGAGAAATAGAATAaatactgtttattttttcccattgccCTAACCTTGCAGACAGGCTTTGGGGGGTTCAGCTGGGCCTGTCCATGTTCACACAATGAAcatccatggcagagggtgtcaggcccagggcctggctggggtgtgacagtgacaatcCCAGTGTCTCTGGGGGCTGCCTGTGCGGGCACAGCCCTCTGGGTGCTCTCCATGCACGGGTGCCTCTCTGGGATCAGGGCAGGGCCTGTCTGtgcccaggcctggcacagctcctcctcctgtgcctcctGTCTGTGCCCGAGATGGAATTTGGCTcccgggggtctctggggtggGTAGAATTGCTCGGTGTGCCAGGCTGTATTCCAGGAGATAAAAGGCTTTAGCTGCAAGGcaagctgctgagggctgggaaagCAAACGGGTTTGGGTCCCCTTTGAGCCCAccagggctgggcctgctgggtGAAGCTGCTCAGTgaccccacagggctgggccctgctgtgagCCTGTCCCAGGTCTGTGCTGGGCCTTTCCAGGAGTTAACACTGAactgtttgtatttttatggGTACTGCTCACTGGGACTATTTATGGCAGAACTAAGGGAATTAATATTCATAACTTGCCCTGACTGTGCTCTGTAAATCAGGAGTGGCTGTCACAGCGggcccctgctccagccacgGCATGGCAGAGGCTCAGATGTGGCTGGGCAGCCTTGGTGCACAagttaaaacattttgaaagatCTCTGCCACTGCCAAACCCGTCTGCGTGGCTGCAGGGCGCCTGGTGGTGACGGTGAGCAGGAATcgaggggcaggagggctctgggctctccagAGCGCACCTGGGCCTTCCCCAGAaccttccagccctgcagaggggctgtgcagcctgagctgagggctggggatgtgctgggatgggcactgtgCCAGGGGATGGCACTGCAGCATGGGGATGGGGGCTGGAAATGCCACCgaggccctgcccagctgtgacagggctgagccccctgaggtggcactgcaggatggggatgggggctgGAAATGCCACCaaggccctgcccagccatgacagggctgagccccctgaggtgccagggcaggtgccagggcaggcagaggggtgGAAGAGCCCCCAGCACGCTGCTCGGGGTGGGTGTAGCAGGAGCTGagtgtgcagcacagctgtggcttCCTGGGCATGGCCAGGACAAGAGGGGACAGCTGGACGTgtctggctgcagggacagagatgtGTCCCTtgctctggggctggagggCCCCCATCTGCACCCAGAGAGGGGGGAcaggccctgggggctgccagggaaACTGGCTGAGCCACCCTGAACTCAGGGGAAAGGATGGCCaaaaaaggaataagaaaattaattgttAATGGTATAATAGATGGAGGGGAAAAATAGAAGAAGGTCAGCAAGATCCCAGCTATGCCAGAATCAAAAGGGATTATGCCT contains:
- the CAV3 gene encoding caveolin-3 translates to MAEEHRELEERIIIKDQHTKEIDLVNRDPKHINEDVVKVDFEDVIAEPVGTYSFDGVWKSSYTTFTVSKYWCYRLLSALLGIPLAVLWGFLFALISFCHIWAVVPCIKSYLIEIQCVSRIYSLCIHTFCDPLFEALAKICSNVRVAVRKET